From the genome of Brienomyrus brachyistius isolate T26 chromosome 8, BBRACH_0.4, whole genome shotgun sequence, one region includes:
- the emc3 gene encoding ER membrane protein complex subunit 3, with the protein MAEPELLLDSNIRLWVVLPIVFITFLVGVIRHYVSILLQSDKKLTLEQVSDSQVLIRSRILRENGKYIPKQSFLMRKFYFNNQEDGFFKKTKRKVVPPSPMTDPSMLTDMMKGNVTNVLPMILIGGWINWTFSGFVTTKVPFPLTLRFKPMLQQGIELLSLDASWVSSASWYFLNVFGLRSMYSLILGQDNGADQSRIMQEQMSGAAMAMPADTNKAFKAEWEALELTDHQWALESVEEELMSKELDLDGMFSTELPTGIF; encoded by the exons ATGGCTGAGCCGGAGTTGCTGCTGGACTCCAACATTCGCTTGTGGGTGGTGCTGCCCATCGTCTTTATCACCTTCCTGGTCGGAGTGATCAGGCACTACGTCTCCATCCTGTTGCAGAGTGATAAGAAGCTCACCTTGGAGCAGGTGTCTGACAG TCAGGTTCTTATCAGAAGCCGGATTCTGAGAGAAAATGGAAAATACATTCCCAAACAG TCCTTCTTGATGAGGAAGTTTTACTTCAATAACCAAGAGGATGGGTTCTTTAAGAAGACCAAGAGGAAGGTTGTACCTCCTTCCCCAATGACAG ACCCCAGCATGCTGACGGACATGATGAAAGGCAACGTTACCAATGTTCTTCCCATGATTCTTATTGGAGGGTGGATCAACTGGACCTTCTCAGGGTTTGTTACAA CCAAGGTACCTTTCCCCCTCACGTTACGGTTCAAACCCATGCTGCAGCAGGGAATCGAGCTGCTCTCCCTGGACGCTTCCTG GGTCAGCTCAGCATCCTggtattttctgaatgtctttgGCCTGCGCAGTATGTATTCTCTCATTCTTGGACAAGACAATG GTGCTGATCAGTCCCGCATCATGCAGGAGCAGATGAGTGGGGCAGCCATGGCCATGCCGGCTGACACCAACAAAGCCTTCAAG GCTGAATGGGAAGCTCTGGAGCTGACTGACCACCAGTGGGCGCTAGAGTCTGTTGAGGAGGAATTGATGAGCAAGGAGTTGGATCTGGATGGGATGTTCAGCACTGAGCTGCcgactgggattttttga
- the LOC125747348 gene encoding RNA-binding protein 5-like isoform X2 produces MGGDKRISRTERSGRYGSDQNRDDTEWRDRRNRDSERDYERRWNDDRRGDHYDDHWSRESPERERKRHNSNRSEDGYHSDGDDQDYQGDLGDEKESKTIMLRGLPLHVTEEDIKTALDQLQGPHPSDVRLMKKRTGISRGFAFMEFYHLQDATRWMETNQKQLVIQGKNVGMHYSNPRYKFEDWLCNTCGLYNFRRRLKCFRCGAAKVECESTSPTGVTPDLQQTGDYCGDTIILRNIAPLTTVESITTALAPHVNLSVSNIRLIKDKQTGQNRGFAFVQLASPLEACQLLSILQGLQPALKIDGKTIGVDYAKSARKDLLLPDGNRISAFSVASTAIAAAQWSSTQPQQVVGAANDYSYLQEGYTQYAQYSQDYQPYVQQAGGTDPAFGDGILGAAPGVKNMPGAGVVISQSAQVYQPHIVSQPVTVSQTGGLQTDARSQSTSTVILAVGTATTSVASSAAPSADRKTAAPDTSTYQFDETSGYYYDSQTGLYYDPHSQYFYNPQTKQYLYWDSEKGAFIPAVDPALTQTASTTAQTPSTTTPSKEVKEKKEKPKNKTAQQIAKDMERWAKSLNKQKEGFKSSFQALNQGKEEEKESAAADAGFTLFERKPGAGMEKQMLITELANNGGEEENLANQGLVAAYSGDSDPEEVELECGVEAADKLTDWKKMACLLCRRQFPNKDALLRHQQLSELHKQNWEVHRRSKLTESELEELEKKESEMKYRDRAAERREKYGVPEPPPPKKKKFVPPPAAVNYEQPTKDGLNSDNIGNKMLQAMGWQEGKGLGRNQQGITAPIQTSLRMKGAGLGTKASSYELSASDTYKDAVRKAMFARFTDLE; encoded by the exons ATGGGAGGAGATAAACG CATCAGTCGCACTGAGCGCAGCGGGAGGTATGGATCCGACCAGAACCGGGATGATACCGAATGGCGTGATCGGCGCAACAGGGACTCTGAGAGGGACTATGAGCGTCGCTGGAACGACGACAGGCGGGGTGACCATTATGATGACCACTGGAGCCGAGAGAGCCCCGAG AGAGAGCGTAAGCGGCACAACAGCAATCGCTCTGAAGATGGCTATCATTCCGATGGGGATGACCAGGACTACCAGGGCGACCTGGGAGACGAGAAGGAGAGCAAGACCATCATGCTGCGGGGCCTGCCACTCCATGTCACTGAGGAGGAT ATCAAGACTGCCCTGGACCAGTTGCAAGGACCTCATCCTTCAGATGTGCGACTGATGAAAAAGAGGACAG GTATAAGCCGAGGTTTCGCCTTCATGGAGTTTTATCACTTGCAAGATGCTACCCGATGGATGGAGACCAATCAG aaacagctggtaatccAGGGCAAGAATGTGGGCATGCACTACAGCAACCCCCGATACAAATTTGAAGACTGGTTGTGCAACACT TGCGGCCTGTACAATTTCCGGAGAAGGCTGAAGTGCTTCAGGTGTGGAGCAGCTAAAGTCG AGTGCGAGTCTACAAGTCCCACCGGAGTGACTCCAGACCTCCAGCAAACTGGGGATTACTGCGGAGACA CCATCATCCTGAGGAACATCGCTCCTCTCACCACGGTGGAGTCCATCACCACAGCTCTGGCTCCTCATGTCAACTTGTCTGTGAGCAACATCCGATTGATCAAGGACAAGCAGACGGGTCAGAACCGAGGCTTCGCCTTTGTCCAGCTTGCATCTCCACTG GAAGCCTGTCAGCTTCTCTCAATCCTTCAGGGCTTACAGCCTGCCCTGAAGATAGATGGAAAAACCATTGGTGTAGATTATGCCAAAAGTGCTCGCAA GGATCTGCTGTTGCCGGATGGGAATCGGATCAGTGCCTTCTCAGTGGCCAGCACTGCTATTGCAGCTGCGCAGTGGTCATCTACCCAG CCACAGCAGGTAGTGGGTGCAGCCAATGACTATAGCTATCTACAGGAAGGCTACACACAGTATGCCCAG TACAGTCAAGATTATCAGCCCTACGTCCAGCAGGCTGGGGGAACGGACCCAGCCTTTGGCGACGGGATACTTGGAG CTGCCCCGGGGGTGAAGAACATGCCTGGTGCAGGAGTGGTAATTTCTCAGAGTGCACAGGTCTACCAGCCTCACATCGTCAGCCAGCCTGTCACAGTG TCTCAGACAGGAGGTCTGCAGACGGACGCCAGGTCACAGTCCACCAGCACTGTGATTTTGGCAGTAGGAACCGCCACCACTTCTGTGGCATCTTCTGCTGCACCGTCGGCTGACCGCAAAACGG CTGCCCCAGACACCTCCACCTACCAGTTTGATGAGACCTCTGGCTACTACTATGACTCGCAGACGGGCTTGTACTACGATCCACACTCCCAG TACTTCTACAACCCACAGACAAAACAGTACCTGTACTGGGACAGTGAGAAGGGGGCATTTATACCTGCAGTTGACCCAGCCTTGACCCAGACTGCcagcacgacagcacagactcCTAGTACCACTACGCCCAGCAAAGAGGTCAAGGAGAAGAAGGAGAAGCCCAAGAACAAGACGGCACAACAG ATTGCCAAAGACATGGAACGTTGGGCTAAGAGCTTGAACAAACAGAAGGAGGGTTTCAAGAGCAGCTTCCAAGCCCTGAACCAGGgcaaagaggaggagaaggagtctGCTGCAGCGGATGCTGGCTTCACGCTCTTTGAGAGGAAG cctgGAGCAGGAATGGAGAAGCAGATGTTGATAACCGAGTTGGCAAACAatggaggagaagaggagaaTCTTGCTAAT CAAGGGCTGGTGGCAGCGTACAGCGGGGACAGTGACCCTGAGGAGGTGGAGCTAGAGTGTGGGGTTGAGGCTGCCGATAAGCTGACAGACTGGAAGAAAATGGCCTGCTTGCTGTGTCGCCGCCAGTTCCCCAATAAGGACGCACTGCTGCGTCATCAGCAGCTCTCAGAGCTGCACAAG caaaactggGAAGTTCACAGACGATCTAAATTAACAGAATctgagctggaggagctggagaagaAGGAATCGGAG ATGAAGTACAGAGACAGAGCGGCTGAGAGGAGGGAAAAGTATGGCGTCCCTGAGCCCCCACCACCGAAAAAGAAGAAATTTGTGCCGCCCCCAGCAGCAGT GAATTACGAACAGCCCACCAAGGACGGTTTGAACAGTGACAACATTGGCAACAAAATGCTCCAGGCCATGGGCTGGCAGGAGGGTAAAGGACTGGGCCGCAACCAGCAGGGAATCACCGCACCAATCCAG ACCTCGCTGAGGATGAAGGGTGCCGGTTTGGGAACGAAAGCGAGCTCTTACGAACTGTCCGCCTCTGACACCTACAAGGATGCTGTCCGGAAGGCCATGTTTGCTCGTTTCACAGATCTGGAGTGA
- the LOC125747348 gene encoding RNA-binding protein 5-like isoform X1 gives MGGDKRISRTERSGRYGSDQNRDDTEWRDRRNRDSERDYERRWNDDRRGDHYDDHWSRESPERERKRHNSNRSEDGYHSDGDDQDYQGDLGDEKESKTIMLRGLPLHVTEEDIKTALDQLQGPHPSDVRLMKKRTGISRGFAFMEFYHLQDATRWMETNQKQLVIQGKNVGMHYSNPRYKFEDWLCNTCGLYNFRRRLKCFRCGAAKVECESTSPTGVTPDLQQTGDYCGDTIILRNIAPLTTVESITTALAPHVNLSVSNIRLIKDKQTGQNRGFAFVQLASPLEACQLLSILQGLQPALKIDGKTIGVDYAKSARKDLLLPDGNRISAFSVASTAIAAAQWSSTQPQQVVGAANDYSYLQEGYTQYAQQYSQDYQPYVQQAGGTDPAFGDGILGAAPGVKNMPGAGVVISQSAQVYQPHIVSQPVTVSQTGGLQTDARSQSTSTVILAVGTATTSVASSAAPSADRKTAAPDTSTYQFDETSGYYYDSQTGLYYDPHSQYFYNPQTKQYLYWDSEKGAFIPAVDPALTQTASTTAQTPSTTTPSKEVKEKKEKPKNKTAQQIAKDMERWAKSLNKQKEGFKSSFQALNQGKEEEKESAAADAGFTLFERKPGAGMEKQMLITELANNGGEEENLANQGLVAAYSGDSDPEEVELECGVEAADKLTDWKKMACLLCRRQFPNKDALLRHQQLSELHKQNWEVHRRSKLTESELEELEKKESEMKYRDRAAERREKYGVPEPPPPKKKKFVPPPAAVNYEQPTKDGLNSDNIGNKMLQAMGWQEGKGLGRNQQGITAPIQTSLRMKGAGLGTKASSYELSASDTYKDAVRKAMFARFTDLE, from the exons ATGGGAGGAGATAAACG CATCAGTCGCACTGAGCGCAGCGGGAGGTATGGATCCGACCAGAACCGGGATGATACCGAATGGCGTGATCGGCGCAACAGGGACTCTGAGAGGGACTATGAGCGTCGCTGGAACGACGACAGGCGGGGTGACCATTATGATGACCACTGGAGCCGAGAGAGCCCCGAG AGAGAGCGTAAGCGGCACAACAGCAATCGCTCTGAAGATGGCTATCATTCCGATGGGGATGACCAGGACTACCAGGGCGACCTGGGAGACGAGAAGGAGAGCAAGACCATCATGCTGCGGGGCCTGCCACTCCATGTCACTGAGGAGGAT ATCAAGACTGCCCTGGACCAGTTGCAAGGACCTCATCCTTCAGATGTGCGACTGATGAAAAAGAGGACAG GTATAAGCCGAGGTTTCGCCTTCATGGAGTTTTATCACTTGCAAGATGCTACCCGATGGATGGAGACCAATCAG aaacagctggtaatccAGGGCAAGAATGTGGGCATGCACTACAGCAACCCCCGATACAAATTTGAAGACTGGTTGTGCAACACT TGCGGCCTGTACAATTTCCGGAGAAGGCTGAAGTGCTTCAGGTGTGGAGCAGCTAAAGTCG AGTGCGAGTCTACAAGTCCCACCGGAGTGACTCCAGACCTCCAGCAAACTGGGGATTACTGCGGAGACA CCATCATCCTGAGGAACATCGCTCCTCTCACCACGGTGGAGTCCATCACCACAGCTCTGGCTCCTCATGTCAACTTGTCTGTGAGCAACATCCGATTGATCAAGGACAAGCAGACGGGTCAGAACCGAGGCTTCGCCTTTGTCCAGCTTGCATCTCCACTG GAAGCCTGTCAGCTTCTCTCAATCCTTCAGGGCTTACAGCCTGCCCTGAAGATAGATGGAAAAACCATTGGTGTAGATTATGCCAAAAGTGCTCGCAA GGATCTGCTGTTGCCGGATGGGAATCGGATCAGTGCCTTCTCAGTGGCCAGCACTGCTATTGCAGCTGCGCAGTGGTCATCTACCCAG CCACAGCAGGTAGTGGGTGCAGCCAATGACTATAGCTATCTACAGGAAGGCTACACACAGTATGCCCAG CAGTACAGTCAAGATTATCAGCCCTACGTCCAGCAGGCTGGGGGAACGGACCCAGCCTTTGGCGACGGGATACTTGGAG CTGCCCCGGGGGTGAAGAACATGCCTGGTGCAGGAGTGGTAATTTCTCAGAGTGCACAGGTCTACCAGCCTCACATCGTCAGCCAGCCTGTCACAGTG TCTCAGACAGGAGGTCTGCAGACGGACGCCAGGTCACAGTCCACCAGCACTGTGATTTTGGCAGTAGGAACCGCCACCACTTCTGTGGCATCTTCTGCTGCACCGTCGGCTGACCGCAAAACGG CTGCCCCAGACACCTCCACCTACCAGTTTGATGAGACCTCTGGCTACTACTATGACTCGCAGACGGGCTTGTACTACGATCCACACTCCCAG TACTTCTACAACCCACAGACAAAACAGTACCTGTACTGGGACAGTGAGAAGGGGGCATTTATACCTGCAGTTGACCCAGCCTTGACCCAGACTGCcagcacgacagcacagactcCTAGTACCACTACGCCCAGCAAAGAGGTCAAGGAGAAGAAGGAGAAGCCCAAGAACAAGACGGCACAACAG ATTGCCAAAGACATGGAACGTTGGGCTAAGAGCTTGAACAAACAGAAGGAGGGTTTCAAGAGCAGCTTCCAAGCCCTGAACCAGGgcaaagaggaggagaaggagtctGCTGCAGCGGATGCTGGCTTCACGCTCTTTGAGAGGAAG cctgGAGCAGGAATGGAGAAGCAGATGTTGATAACCGAGTTGGCAAACAatggaggagaagaggagaaTCTTGCTAAT CAAGGGCTGGTGGCAGCGTACAGCGGGGACAGTGACCCTGAGGAGGTGGAGCTAGAGTGTGGGGTTGAGGCTGCCGATAAGCTGACAGACTGGAAGAAAATGGCCTGCTTGCTGTGTCGCCGCCAGTTCCCCAATAAGGACGCACTGCTGCGTCATCAGCAGCTCTCAGAGCTGCACAAG caaaactggGAAGTTCACAGACGATCTAAATTAACAGAATctgagctggaggagctggagaagaAGGAATCGGAG ATGAAGTACAGAGACAGAGCGGCTGAGAGGAGGGAAAAGTATGGCGTCCCTGAGCCCCCACCACCGAAAAAGAAGAAATTTGTGCCGCCCCCAGCAGCAGT GAATTACGAACAGCCCACCAAGGACGGTTTGAACAGTGACAACATTGGCAACAAAATGCTCCAGGCCATGGGCTGGCAGGAGGGTAAAGGACTGGGCCGCAACCAGCAGGGAATCACCGCACCAATCCAG ACCTCGCTGAGGATGAAGGGTGCCGGTTTGGGAACGAAAGCGAGCTCTTACGAACTGTCCGCCTCTGACACCTACAAGGATGCTGTCCGGAAGGCCATGTTTGCTCGTTTCACAGATCTGGAGTGA